One Desulfovibrio fairfieldensis genomic window carries:
- the yedF gene encoding sulfurtransferase-like selenium metabolism protein YedF, which produces MKLLNCRGMACPQPVIRSRELVDAGTAELEVLVDNEPAAENVERFLRGRGYAVDRAKEGDGLWRLTARAGEGAAVGANPVRAETASGLGREAGTLILITTESLGRGDEGLGEKLMTNFLATLPELGSRLWRLVLLNGGVKLAARPGPALEALQSLAQSGVSVLVCGTCLAHYGLLEAKAVGETSNMLDIVTSLDLADKIIRP; this is translated from the coding sequence ATGAAATTGCTGAATTGCCGGGGCATGGCCTGCCCGCAGCCGGTCATCCGCAGCCGGGAGCTTGTGGATGCCGGGACAGCGGAACTGGAAGTTCTGGTGGACAACGAACCGGCCGCGGAAAACGTGGAACGTTTTCTGCGTGGCCGGGGTTATGCCGTGGACCGGGCGAAAGAAGGCGACGGCCTCTGGCGGCTTACGGCCCGCGCCGGAGAGGGAGCCGCTGTGGGAGCGAATCCCGTAAGGGCGGAAACGGCTTCCGGCCTGGGGCGCGAGGCCGGAACTCTGATACTGATAACCACGGAAAGCCTGGGGCGGGGCGACGAGGGCCTGGGGGAAAAATTGATGACCAATTTCCTCGCCACCCTGCCGGAACTGGGATCGCGCCTCTGGCGTCTGGTCCTGCTCAACGGCGGCGTAAAGCTGGCGGCGCGGCCGGGCCCGGCCCTGGAGGCGCTGCAAAGCCTGGCCCAAAGCGGCGTTTCGGTGCTGGTCTGCGGTACCTGCCTGGCCCACTACGGCCTGCTGGAGGCCAAGGCCGTGGGCGAAACCTCCAATATGCTGGATATCGTCACCAGCCTGGACCTGGCGGACAAGATCATCCGGCCCTGA
- a CDS encoding bacteriohemerythrin, giving the protein MGILLQAVILLLAGGLAAARPEGALFWILLAILAACAAADLGLWLAAGRKQAALSAFVDSLRDEGSPAPQGSGLERVHRALEAMNEARHKEREAAASEARTLGEAAEALRAELDAARGHERELADQLAQSAPVLDKAHSVCAKLSTDVGHLSQLVSDVDKGVEVQRVRLGETGGAMERVAEAARESSSRVREVSDNAETSRGQAVTGEKEVHGAVDAIETVKSTILHLKEAMAGLGEKARDIGQVMNVINEVADQTNLLALNAAIEAARAGEAGRGFAVVADEVRKLAEKTMGATKEVEEAVHAIQEETRLNVETVDEAARLTVESAERASRAGDFMREIVGGMEETAGHLKIIAQGAAEQSESSTQTNEALEEIRHVAERTAANMETFTAALLSFKSGMEELDMIVNALVTGDYAQAAASDKFVQWTPKLDLRVPAIDRQHRRLCDYINDLYRAMKNNRTGVELQAIVKKLRDYTASHFSDEEKIFVPSQYPGTKEHKAIHRKFVAKLDEFEAQLKNGTATVSMDLLSFLKDWLINHIAGTDPTYLPYIQDMVEKDR; this is encoded by the coding sequence ATGGGGATTCTGCTGCAAGCCGTGATTCTTCTGCTGGCGGGGGGGCTGGCCGCTGCGCGGCCGGAAGGCGCGTTGTTCTGGATATTGCTGGCGATTCTGGCCGCATGCGCCGCGGCGGACCTGGGGCTCTGGCTGGCCGCCGGGCGAAAGCAGGCCGCTTTGTCCGCGTTTGTCGACAGCCTGCGCGACGAGGGAAGCCCGGCGCCGCAAGGGAGCGGCCTGGAACGCGTGCACCGGGCCTTGGAGGCGATGAACGAGGCCCGCCACAAGGAGCGGGAAGCCGCGGCAAGCGAGGCCCGGACCTTGGGCGAGGCAGCGGAGGCCCTGCGGGCCGAGCTGGACGCCGCGCGCGGGCATGAGCGCGAACTGGCCGACCAGCTGGCCCAGAGCGCTCCTGTGCTGGACAAGGCCCACAGCGTCTGCGCCAAATTGTCCACGGATGTGGGGCATCTTTCGCAACTGGTTTCCGATGTGGACAAGGGTGTGGAAGTGCAACGCGTGCGTTTGGGCGAAACCGGCGGCGCCATGGAGCGCGTGGCCGAAGCCGCGCGGGAATCCTCCAGCCGCGTGCGTGAAGTCTCCGACAATGCCGAGACCTCGCGCGGTCAGGCCGTCACCGGTGAAAAGGAAGTGCACGGCGCCGTGGATGCCATCGAAACGGTCAAGAGCACCATTCTGCATCTCAAGGAGGCCATGGCCGGACTGGGCGAAAAGGCCCGTGACATCGGCCAGGTCATGAACGTCATCAACGAAGTGGCGGACCAGACCAACCTTCTGGCGCTCAACGCGGCCATTGAGGCGGCCCGCGCGGGCGAGGCCGGGCGCGGCTTTGCCGTGGTGGCCGACGAGGTGCGCAAGCTGGCCGAAAAGACCATGGGTGCCACCAAGGAAGTGGAAGAGGCGGTCCACGCCATTCAGGAAGAAACCCGCCTCAATGTGGAAACCGTGGACGAGGCCGCCCGGCTGACCGTAGAGAGCGCGGAGCGGGCCTCCCGCGCCGGGGATTTCATGCGCGAGATCGTGGGCGGCATGGAAGAGACCGCCGGACATCTGAAAATCATCGCCCAGGGCGCGGCTGAACAGTCCGAAAGCAGCACCCAGACTAACGAGGCCCTGGAAGAGATCCGCCACGTGGCCGAACGCACAGCGGCCAACATGGAAACATTCACGGCGGCCCTGCTTTCTTTCAAGAGCGGCATGGAAGAGCTGGATATGATCGTCAATGCCCTGGTAACGGGCGATTACGCCCAGGCCGCCGCCTCGGACAAATTCGTCCAGTGGACGCCCAAGCTGGATCTGCGCGTACCGGCCATCGACCGCCAGCACCGCCGCCTCTGCGACTACATCAATGATTTGTACCGGGCCATGAAGAACAACCGCACCGGCGTGGAGCTTCAGGCCATTGTAAAGAAATTGCGGGACTACACGGCTTCGCATTTCAGCGACGAGGAAAAGATTTTCGTGCCTTCGCAGTACCCCGGCACCAAGGAACACAAGGCCATCCACCGGAAGTTCGTGGCAAAGCTGGACGAGTTCGAGGCCCAGCTCAAGAACGGCACCGCCACGGTGAGCATGGATCTGCTGAGTTTCCTCAAGGACTGGCTCATCAACCACATCGCGGGCACGGACCCCACCTATCTGCCCTATATTCAGGATATGGTCGAAAAGGATAGGTAG
- a CDS encoding SPL family radical SAM protein has translation MHFVAAKGILSAKNGMNLYRGCSHGCIYCDSRSKCYHLEHDFADIEVKSNALELLENSLKRKRSKCMLATGSMTDPYIPLENELGNVREALSLAYQYGFGFTLITKSNRVLRDLDLLTGINERTKCVVQMTLTTYDEGLCKKLEPNVSTTRERFEVLKRLRNAGIPTVVWLCPVLPFINDTEENITGILEYCIEAKVYGIICFGMGMTLREGSREYFYSQLDRLFPCMKEKYIQEYGTRYVLASPDNKILMQLFHQICEKNGIVHDNKKIFEYLNAFEEKQGNAQLSLYSMLNAASPGTALPIGGK, from the coding sequence ATGCATTTTGTTGCTGCCAAGGGGATTCTGTCGGCAAAAAACGGGATGAATCTGTATCGTGGTTGCTCTCATGGCTGCATATACTGCGACTCAAGGAGCAAATGCTACCATCTGGAACATGATTTTGCAGATATTGAAGTCAAGTCAAATGCCCTTGAATTATTAGAAAATTCTCTTAAACGGAAACGTTCAAAATGCATGCTGGCTACCGGCTCCATGACAGACCCCTATATTCCGCTTGAAAATGAACTCGGGAATGTCAGAGAAGCCTTGTCATTGGCCTATCAATACGGTTTCGGATTCACACTGATAACAAAATCAAATCGCGTTTTGAGAGACTTAGACCTGCTGACAGGTATAAATGAAAGAACAAAATGCGTTGTTCAGATGACCTTAACTACCTATGATGAGGGCTTGTGCAAAAAACTTGAACCAAACGTCAGTACGACGCGTGAACGCTTTGAAGTGCTAAAGCGGCTACGCAATGCTGGTATCCCGACGGTTGTATGGCTTTGTCCTGTTCTTCCCTTCATCAACGACACTGAAGAAAATATAACAGGTATTTTAGAGTATTGTATCGAGGCAAAGGTTTACGGCATTATTTGTTTTGGTATGGGGATGACGCTCCGTGAGGGAAGCCGGGAATATTTTTACAGTCAATTGGACCGGCTGTTTCCGTGTATGAAAGAAAAATATATACAGGAGTACGGCACGCGATATGTACTTGCCAGCCCCGATAATAAAATTCTGATGCAATTATTTCATCAGATTTGCGAAAAAAACGGCATTGTGCATGATAACAAGAAGATATTTGAATATCTGAATGCGTTTGAGGAAAAACAAGGCAATGCGCAACTAAGCCTGTACAGTATGCTGAACGCGGCTTCCCCGGGTACGGCCTTGCCTATCGGAGGGAAATAA
- a CDS encoding lysophospholipid acyltransferase family protein — MTSNAAALPLPGWRNPLDKILKRLADGLGRRASGLTRLEKIARRVPCRPTSTAYAAACLEVLETRVDCPPEHLARIPPHGPLLLYANHPSGALEGLIMAALCGDVRPDLKILANDALLALPQLAPMLLPLDLTGRDKNRNATVLRQAVLHLRRGGALGLFPAGRVARWRPGRGLTEEPWRPLLGRLSRCAGSHAPDGLRLLPLSFKVRVSPLFLATAHCNDALAGALLPRVLCGQRRSRAGMRVGLPISASGLAGLDNAQRSQCLRLCQAALADAGRPARAARCRPLAPAQGPAAFMAALAALPSNRRLADDGRYGVYLLQGHESPPLLDVLTRRREEAFRALGEGCGRERDQDRYDAQYEHLLLVDEKRQALAGAYRTRLVRPEQARTCTQDTLYTASLFRFKAEFFRQCGTALELGRAFVSNEYQRDYAPLLLLWKGIGQLVLRYGVRTLFGPSSIGLNYRPQSVDLLWRHLRLRHWHAPLADLVEGRRPRALREELPFARGLDYAAVNNLVRQMEGGRALPILFKHYLQLGGRIAAFHEDRRFGTLDALLVVDLLNAPDKLLRRYVGDEGLQRLRDRMWYA; from the coding sequence ATGACAAGCAATGCCGCCGCGCTGCCCCTGCCGGGGTGGCGCAACCCTCTGGACAAGATTCTGAAACGCCTGGCCGACGGCCTGGGGCGGCGGGCCTCGGGCCTGACCCGCCTGGAAAAAATAGCTCGCCGCGTCCCCTGTCGTCCAACGTCCACGGCCTACGCCGCAGCCTGCCTGGAAGTCCTGGAAACACGCGTGGACTGCCCGCCGGAGCATTTGGCGCGCATCCCGCCGCACGGGCCGCTGCTGCTTTACGCCAACCACCCTTCGGGCGCACTGGAAGGCCTGATCATGGCCGCCCTGTGCGGCGACGTCCGGCCCGACCTGAAAATTCTCGCCAACGACGCCCTGTTGGCTTTGCCCCAACTTGCGCCCATGCTTCTGCCCCTGGACCTCACCGGCCGAGACAAAAACCGGAACGCGACCGTGCTGCGCCAGGCCGTGCTGCATCTGCGCCGGGGTGGAGCCCTGGGCCTGTTTCCGGCGGGACGGGTGGCCCGCTGGCGGCCGGGACGCGGGCTGACTGAAGAGCCCTGGCGGCCGCTGCTGGGACGCCTGAGCCGTTGCGCCGGGTCACACGCGCCGGACGGCTTGCGTCTTTTGCCGCTGAGCTTCAAGGTCCGCGTCAGCCCGCTGTTCCTGGCGACGGCCCACTGCAACGATGCGCTGGCCGGCGCGCTGCTGCCCCGCGTGCTTTGCGGTCAGCGCCGCAGCCGGGCCGGTATGCGTGTGGGCCTGCCGATCAGCGCCTCCGGTCTGGCCGGTCTGGACAACGCCCAGCGCAGTCAATGCCTGCGTCTTTGCCAGGCAGCTCTGGCGGATGCGGGCCGTCCGGCGCGGGCCGCCCGATGCAGGCCCCTGGCTCCGGCCCAGGGCCCGGCGGCGTTCATGGCCGCATTGGCCGCCCTGCCCTCCAACCGCCGATTGGCGGACGACGGTCGCTACGGCGTATATCTTTTGCAGGGACACGAATCGCCGCCGCTCCTGGACGTTCTGACCCGGCGGCGCGAGGAAGCCTTCCGCGCTCTGGGCGAAGGCTGCGGCCGGGAGCGGGATCAGGACCGCTACGATGCTCAATACGAGCATCTTCTGCTGGTGGACGAGAAGAGGCAGGCTCTGGCCGGAGCTTACCGCACGCGCCTGGTGCGGCCGGAGCAGGCGCGGACCTGCACGCAAGACACGCTCTACACGGCCTCGCTTTTCCGCTTCAAAGCGGAATTTTTCCGCCAGTGCGGCACTGCCCTGGAATTGGGCCGGGCCTTTGTGAGCAATGAATATCAGCGCGACTACGCGCCCCTGCTTCTGCTCTGGAAAGGCATCGGACAGCTGGTCCTGCGCTACGGCGTGCGGACGCTCTTCGGGCCGTCCAGCATAGGCCTCAACTACCGGCCCCAATCCGTGGACCTGCTCTGGCGGCATCTGCGCCTGCGCCACTGGCACGCCCCACTGGCGGATCTGGTGGAGGGACGGCGGCCCCGCGCCCTGCGTGAAGAGCTGCCCTTCGCGCGCGGTCTGGACTACGCCGCGGTGAACAACCTGGTGCGCCAGATGGAGGGCGGACGCGCCCTGCCCATTCTCTTCAAACACTATCTTCAACTCGGCGGGCGCATCGCGGCCTTCCATGAAGACCGGCGCTTCGGCACTCTGGACGCCCTGTTGGTGGTGGACCTGCTCAACGCCCCGGACAAACTGCTGCGCCGCTACGTGGGCGATGAGGGCCTGCAACGCCTGCGTGACCGCATGTGGTACGCATAA
- a CDS encoding TraR/DksA C4-type zinc finger protein → MEHTLKDVQTKLAEEQQRLAHLREAFQVQYCADELDAAGLLATAHLAQSRAAHSAERIRGLQSLLDFLRHGGRPLCEDCGEEIPLVRLLAAPGATRCRECQQMLEDGEGGPATGLVAETSSMHGLAGNY, encoded by the coding sequence ATGGAGCACACCCTCAAAGATGTCCAAACAAAACTGGCCGAGGAACAGCAGCGCCTGGCGCATCTGCGCGAAGCCTTTCAGGTCCAGTATTGCGCCGACGAACTGGACGCAGCCGGGCTTCTGGCCACGGCGCATCTGGCCCAAAGCCGGGCAGCCCACAGCGCGGAGCGCATTCGCGGCCTGCAAAGCCTGCTGGACTTTCTGCGCCACGGCGGTCGCCCGCTCTGCGAGGACTGCGGGGAGGAAATCCCCCTGGTTCGCCTGCTGGCCGCTCCCGGCGCCACGCGCTGCCGCGAATGCCAGCAGATGCTGGAGGACGGGGAAGGCGGTCCGGCAACGGGGCTTGTGGCTGAAACCAGCTCCATGCACGGCCTCGCCGGGAATTACTGA
- a CDS encoding transposase: MAEYAGGWPDSACSFLTERFRPERFERGGEVTAYLGLAPFVRHSGEKTPAAKIRPIGQIRLRSLLVEAARQWYTSLLQQNAPKYRSCSKGHNRRCQETVDYPLALGFGKTRLQTSLRNLDARDFLLLGSDKKWRSFWYRVVLCATAANKKRDLSPVPEPIAQALAQIQAKKHY, translated from the coding sequence ATTGCGGAGTATGCCGGGGGTTGGCCGGATAGTGCCTGTTCATTTCTTACGGAACGTTTTCGCCCTGAACGATTTGAACGAGGGGGAGAAGTAACGGCCTACCTTGGGCTTGCGCCTTTCGTGCGGCACAGTGGAGAGAAGACACCGGCTGCGAAGATACGTCCAATCGGCCAGATTCGTCTACGAAGCTTGTTGGTTGAAGCGGCGAGACAGTGGTATACAAGCCTTTTACAACAGAATGCTCCGAAATACCGGAGTTGTTCAAAAGGCCATAACCGCCGTTGCCAGGAAACTGTCGATTATCCTTTGGCGCTTGGCTTTGGAAAAACGCGCTTACAGACCAGCCTAAGAAATCTAGACGCGAGGGATTTTTTGTTGCTTGGCAGCGACAAAAAATGGCGTTCTTTCTGGTACCGAGTGGTACTTTGCGCGACAGCCGCGAATAAGAAAAGGGATTTATCGCCAGTACCCGAGCCAATCGCTCAGGCACTGGCGCAAATTCAGGCTAAGAAGCATTACTGA